The stretch of DNA TCCATCCACTATCCAAGAAGTACTCCTCAGGTACACACCGTCTATCATGTTgcatcaaattttgtttttttattcattcttGTACGTCATTGAGTTATGAATAACGAGTCTCAAGTTCGAGTcctgttaataaaaaaaaaaattgatagagTAGAGTAGAGATTTTCCATTTACATTGATTCATGTGGCTCAATTcggtttaatattaattattcagacaaaaataaagtttgataaaaaattgttcgTTAATGCAGATGTGGCCGGATTTAATTCGAAAGGCCAAAGATGGAGGTGTAGATGTCATTGAAACTTATGTATTTTGGAATGGACATGAACCTTCTCCAGGAAAagtaatgaaatttatttttatgagggtcttttttcttttctttttttgaaatttttttatttatatatttttatgattttcactaatttatgttttataaaatgttgaatttttttttttcagtatTACTTTGAAGATAGATTTGATTTGGTGAAGTTTATCAAAGTGGTTCAACAAGCAGGACTATATGTTCATTTACGTATTGGTCCTTATGTTTGTGCAGAATGGAATTTTGGGTAATGAATTTAATCATAATCATGacaatagtaaaaaattattagtagataaatttttagaaattaCTCAAAAATCACATGTTCTGTTTTTGTATACAGAGGATTCCCTGTTTGGCTAAAGTATGTTCCAGGTGTTGCTTTCAGAACAGACAATGAACCGTTCAAGGTTGGAACTTTTTCTATTTGGttgttcattaattaattatttaattaactttaaTTATTTGATAATTATTGGTTGGTTGTAgtgattaattgattttttaactAACCGTCCTAACTTTTTGTCTTGATGTTTGTTAGGTGGCTATGCAAAAATTCACTGCTAAGATTGTTAGTCTTATGAAATCAGAGAGTTTGTTTCAAAACCAAGGTGGTCCAATCATTTTGTCTcaggtaaataaataaataaataaataaaatgatgttCAAATATCTTCTcttatttgtattattttagAACATTCTTTTTACTATAAAGTTATTTAACAATAGTTTTACTATAATGTTTATGGTAAATAAGTGATAATATCAGAGTTCGAATTATAACCTTACATACCGTGATGTTCACTTTAGTGTTGAAAAATGaaatacaaattatttttctaaccTTGTAATCTAGATTTTGACCGAGAGGTAAGTGGAATCTGGTCAGATACTTTAGTAACGATTTGAACTTAGATTTTTCTGATGATTCGTCTTTAACTGAAGTTCGTCAACCACGAGCGAAAGTACTTAGTTTTGTAGAAAATTGTAATTCAATTTGAATTGATGACAGATTGAGAATGAGTATGGACCAGTGGAATGGGAAATTGGTGCTCCTGGAAAAGCTTACACCAAATGGTTTTCTCAAATGGCTGTAGGATTAGATACCGGTGTACCGTGGATCATGTGTAAGCAAGAAGATGCTCCTGATCCTATTGTAAGCTATTCTTCACTTTTCAAAAATttgatatacatttttttattgtgttgtcTAGCTTTGGAGTTGTCTTTTTCATTATCAAATTCTTATCCTTATCCtgtgccttaaaatttatgtGTTCTGTTAGTTTAGTGCTGAGCTTTATGACAGTGATATGcttattttgttattgttaaGATTGTTGCTTTTACTATGCCATGATATATTGATGTTCTTCCATAAGTCAATTTTGATGTTCTTCTGTATTGCGTCATTTTTGTATATGTTGAGTAAATGACTCATAGTTACTGATAAGTGTACTACAAGTCGTTCGAGCAAAGCGAGAGCGACTACCCTCTGGGCCAGGCCCAAACATTTGTTGGGTTGTGAAGAGATCAGGGGTAGTGTTGTAATTTGAACTGTAAATCCTAATCTTGAAATATATAGAAATGAATGCATTCGGAGACTTAGGTGTAATTGGCCGAACTTAGTTACCAAATATCGTGTGTTCATTGTTTACGTTTTTTTGCATTGTTACTCTTTTGAACCGGGTTAGCAGTTTTAATACTATCTGATCTTTTTTTACTGACTGTTTTGTAGATTGATACGTGCAATGGATATTACTGTGAAAACTTCTTTCCCAACAAGAACTACAAACCGAAAATGTGGACTGAAAATTGGTCCGGCTGGTATGTTACGCCAAACAAACGCTACCTTTAAGTCTGAAATTTTTCATTTAAGGTCCTTAGTTTTGTGATTCTTGTGTTTTAGGTACACTGATTTCGGTAGTGCTGTCCCTTATAGACCAGCAGAAGACTTAGCATTCTCAGTTGCTAGATTCATTCAAAATCGCGGCTCATATGTTAACTACTATATGGTATTTTTATGCCATATTTGATTTATTCAATGTTTATAATACTTATAAATTCACACCTTCTATGCTATACAAATTTATGTTCAAGCAACTTCGATCGACTCTAATAATATCTTATTCTTGAGTCCAGTACCATGGAGGAACTAATTTTGGAAGGACATCTAGTGGCCTTTTCATTGCCACGAGTTACGACTATGATGCTCCTCTTGACGAATACGGTATGCAGTAATAAGGTTGAAATTGTTCACGCGTTTCTAATGATGATAAATTATACACATTGATGTTTACGCGCTACTATATCAGGACTTACAAATGAACCAAAATATACACATCTAAGAGATTTACATAAAGCAATAAAGCAATGCGAGTCAGCTTTAGTGTCCGTGGATCCGACGGTGTCATGGCCTGGAAAAAACCTTGAGGTAAATTCCATGATGTGGTGGTTCATTATAAAAGGCGCAAAATTAATATTGTGTTGAAGATTCATTTGATTTCTTTTGTTAATGTAATCGTTCGTAGGTACACGTTTACAAGACAAGCTTTGGTGCCTGTGCTGCATTTCTTGCAAATTACAACACCGGAACATGGGGAAAAGTTCCATTTGGAAATGGCCAATACGACCTACCGCCTTGGTCTATCAGTATTCTTCCTGATTGCAAAACTGAGGTTTATAACACCGCAAAGGTAACACGAGACTACCGAATATGTCACATATGTCAAGGTTTTTTCGAAGTGTGATCATTCAGACATTTACCAATTTTAACCAGGTTCGCGCACCAAGGTTTCATAGAAAGATGACTGCAGTGAGCTCATTTACTTGGCAGTCGTACAACGAACAACCTGCCGCCTCTGGTGGAAGTGATTCCTTCACAGCAAATTCACTTTTGGAGCAAGTCAATGTGACTCGTGATTCGTCAGATTATTTGTGGTATATGACAGAGTAAGTATCTTTCAACTTCTCAAACTTCTTAAAGAAAATAAGTATTTGGAATGTTAATCTCTTGAGTACTTATTGATACTTAAATTTTTTCGTCGTTTTTAGTGTCAACATTAGTCCTAATGAAGCTTTTTTAAAGAATGGTCAATCTCCTGTTCTTACTGCAATGTCGGCCGGCCATGTTCTACATGTTTTTGTTAATGGTCAATATTCAGGTGAGCACGTCTCTTTTGCTTAGCACTTTTTCTACGAGAGAAGTTCCGATTTTACATACGAGAAATACTTATTAGTACGAAACGAAAAATTTAACAAACTACGTGACAAGAACAAAAACGTGTTTCATTTACCTTATCTCATGTATTCTGCAAAATCCAGACATAACATGTTTTAAAAATGCGCTGCATCAGTATTCGTATCGTTCTAAATAAAATCTCTCTTTACATATTGATCTCTTGTATGAATGTAGGCACTGCATATGGATCATTGGAGAATCCTAAATTAACATTTAGTGGTAATGTGAAGATGTGGGTTGGCAATAACAAGATTTCTCTACTTAGTGTTGCCGTTGGTCTCTCGGTTAGTTGATTTTTTCTGATGTCTATCTTATATGTGACATTTttatttgctaataaaaattatgtttctaatcattttattttttcaaattaatacCAGAATGTTGGCATCCACTATGAAACATGGAATGTTGGCGTGTTAGGCCCGGTAACATTGAAAGGTTTAAACGAGGGGACAAGAGACTTGTCTCGACAAAAATGGTCTTACAAGGTTTGTTCCGTCGTATATTAATTACACATTTGTGCAATTCTTGCATAATCAGTAACTTTTATGTTATTGGACAGACTGGACTGAAAGGTGAAGCCTTGAACCTTAATACCGTATCCGGAAGTTCTGCTGTTAGCTGGGCACAAGGGCCATCATTGTCTAAAAAACAACCTTTGACATGGTACAAGGTAAGAATGAAATTTCTATAAATGTTGCAATTTTGTTAATGTTACACATGATTATATATGCTTCTGCATAAATTCTGAGTCATTCTTTGTTTCAATGTTGTTAGACAACTTTCAGCGCGCCGGCCGGTAATGATCCATTGGCTCTAGATGTGGGTAGCATGGGAAAGGGTGAAATATGGGTAAATGGTCATAGCATTGGTCGTCATTGGCCTGCATATATAGCACGCGGTAATTGTGGTGGTTGTAATTATGCCGGAACATTTACCGATAAAAAATGCCGAACAAATTGTGGACAGTCTACCCAAAAATGGTAAGAATCCATATAACTTAATTACTTCACAACTACCATGAAAGTACTCAGTGATCAAGAGATCCTATTTTTGTATTTCGACAGGTATCATATTCCTCGCTCGTGGCTGAACCCAAGTGGAAACTTCTTGGCTGTGTTGGAAGAATGGGGAGGCGACCCTACCGGAATTTCATTGGTGAAAAGAACATAATGTGCTATTTGACTTTATCAGAAAGGTATCACAATTATTGCGTGACATCAATGTTTTTCTATCATATACTCCCCCGGTATCAaggtttattgaataactaatgtatttggttaccagatacatcagttattcaatgaacctgaaaaaaGAATCTTTACTTAGATTTAAGACCGGAGGAAGTTCCTCATTATAATTTTCTCTGATGCTTATTATCCTTGTGGCCTTTTCTGCAGAACAAAAATTGTGTAGTGACTCATGTCTAGGAACCTCAAAGAAGCTCTCAGATAAGTCCCTATGCAACTAGGATCCTCTTCTGCACAAATAAATGTGATTCATATCTTATAAGATTCAGTATATAAAGTGTTTCAAGTTCAACATTGATGCTCCATAGTTCAAGTTTACACCAAAAGATTGTCAAGGCCTAATAATCAACAACCTggccaaaaataaaatatatatttacatatatatacaataGAAGTTTGATGCAAAGAAGCTGTATAGTGTATACTGTACATAGCCAAATTTGAATATTGTTTCATGTATTAGAGGGCTTGTTACAATGAATATTGAGCTCATCATACAAAGAATCATAAAAGTTTGAGATTTGGACACACAAAATGTGTCATTTTTTCCACaaataaaattgtttgtttttacATTGGAGTTTCTTTGAAGACACATTGAAAGCAATAAAATTTACTTTCAAATGGGcttctgattttattttttttatgtcataaGTTTTAGTTATTTGTTCTATACATGTAATTGgtattaaatttttgttttaaagaaaaggtataaatgaattaaaaaatcttGCTTAAagatttataagaataagatccttttttttaaaaaaataatgagaatAAGATCCTCTCTCTCATAAAAACAAGCATTTTCTTGGAGTATAAGATAAGATATACTATATATTCTTgtcaaaaaagaagaagaagacaagatatactataatatttattataaatgGACCTATACCTTAgagaatacaaattttaatttttatggacCACTTTGGCTCACATTAAAGAAAGTGAAAATTGAATTGATGACTTGATCAAGAAACAGATGATTCAACCAACCTTGCTAAGAAAAATATGTGCAAACATTTTgaaatgacaccaactagttaGTATACCGTATATTGAATGATTTCCGGACCAACTAGtaaactattgttttcaaaatcaAGATATCTTTGCACATAATTGGTTAGTCTATGTTACAAGTCAGATACAtatattattcaatgaatctaaaaacttATTTGTAGCTTGTAATAAAGATCAGAAGAAGTGTAAGTCTAAGTGAACATTGTTCTGCATAAGTCCCAAATGTAGTAAGTTGAAGtctctttaaataaaaatagcCCAAACTTTTAGATTTTTCACCAAATATGGACAACATCAAAACATGCAAAATTGAAtaacttaaataaaaaattcaacatcAGACATAtttgttacttaagtagcgaacggtgtgctacttaagtagcgaactgaACCAATTCccagaagaagagaaaaatgcaaagatgagaaagatttCAACCAAATGTGAGAAAATGTGTACTAAACTCTTGTTTGTTGACTTTAATCTTCACTTCTTAGGAAATTTCGACCACAAATGCAGGTTCAAAAGGCGGATTTGAAGTAGGTTTTGAGTTTTGGGGTTTCGGAGCATTTTTGAagaagttgaatttttttagaaaCTGCTGGAATGAAGGGGGGAGGCTGTGGAGTTTCTTATATATACGTGGGAtcagttcgctacttaagtagtaaacACTTTCACCCGATCACTACTTAAGTACGGTATgactaaaaaaattcaaacttttctCTACGGAGTGTGAAATCTTCAAATGTTGttgaatttgaatatttttttgcatCCGCTACATTGTTCACTAGTTAAATAGCGAATAGGCATAGTTTTGAGAATTTAAAAGGACACGCGAGAAGGGTAAAGGGGTGCTAAAAGTAATTCTCCGGTTATTAAGGTACGGGCCGCCGTTCAGCTACAAGCTATGGGTAAGTTCCAACCCAATCAAACCAAGGTGAAAGGCTACTGAAGATTTAGGCCCAgatctgatttttatttttttgaaggaaaggCCCAGATCTGATATTTtatatagtatttaaaagatgaaattattattagaaaaaaatatttttgtagtTGTTGCaccaatttgaaattttttaactaGGTTCCtaagatattttttatttttataactcTGTCCCTGTGTTTTTCCAAAATACTTAATTAGATCTATTAACTAAATTAAATGTTTTAAATCGAGTTcctaaatttttaaataatttataactaGACACCTCCTaaacttttaaataattttaattatgtccttaaaatttaaagtaatttctAATTGGATCCCTAAATTCAGGACCTAATTATAAGTTATTTCAAAGTTTAAGAATTcaactaaaaatataaatttaaagatCTAAGTACAATTTACTAACAAATTCAGGAGAGAtcagtcaaataaaaaaattcaggGATTTAATTATAATCATTGTTGTTCAAGGActtaatttgtaattttgtatAAAATCTGTCTAAAATAAAGGAGCAAAGTTACTTTTGTCATCTCAAACCACGAGCAATGAAGAATAGTTTCATCAACATTATGACATAATGGACAAGTAGGAGAGAAATTAACTTATGTGTGTAAAATCTGCTTTTGTTGAAATAGAGCAGTAGCATGTTttccaaataaataattaaatgttGGCGAGAAAGAAGCTAATGGTAACCACTATTTATCCAATATTCTCCTCTCAAATTAGCATCTCATATCCTGGTTTCCTTCATCGATGGTATGAGAAATGGATTCGAATTTGGATCACTAATTTGACccaaaaaaatgaatggaagGAGTATACTATACTCCCTATATACCAAAATGATTGACCTAGTTTGTCAAAAAGATGGATGGAGTATTATTTATTGTATCCTAAATTATCTAAGGTTTGTCAAAAAGATGGATGGAGTATATTGCACATAAAGTTCGATGAAATTCCTCAACCATGTTGTGCAATTTACAACAACATCATGATTTCTCGATCATTCTAGAATAGTGgaatatgtttttgtttattgatctgtactctttttcccttctaTAGGTTTTATCCCACTCGGTTTTACTAGGAAGATTTTTTAACGAGGCAGATCATACTTTGTTTTGCCATTGAAACTAGAATTCCGTGAACCCGAGTTTTTAACTCCTGATATGTCTTTTCCCTCCTCTCTCACAGTTTTCAACGTTGATTGACTAGCCAAACGAGAGTTTAAAGTCCTAGCCCGATTTCTCCGGCAACGGAGTTACCATCCGCTAGGGACCAGTTTTGGCGAAGCAATTGATCGGCGAAAGCTTCTTTTCTGAAGGATGGGGGAGGAAGATAATAATGGATGGCATACTGTTAGAGGTAGACAACGACATCAAAGAGATAACAACAGAAATCACAATTTTGATATAGCAACGGTAAGGGGCTTTAATAAGGAGAACATCAAATTGCTTACGACGTATTTCTTTACCGATTTCCCAGATAACGTCAGGGCAAAGACTTGTTTCAATGCCTTTCTTTCTTATGGGGACATCGCAGAGGTGGTTATACCAGTAAAGTGAGACAAGGGAGGTAGAAGGTTCGGATTCGCACGGTTTGATCGAGTGGCTGACCCACGCAAGCTTGAAATCGACATGGACAATATTTTAATTGGGAGAGTCAAAATCTCAGTTAACTTATCAAGGTTTCACCGACCTGAAGGGAACAATAGTGGTGAAGTGGTGAAGACAGAAACGTAGAGAGGAAGGGGAAGCATGTAAACAACCATTACGTGCATAACAGACCACACTATTCATCAACAAATGGCCGACAACAATCACACCATTCCCATGAGAATATGAAGGATTCTTACGCTCATGTGGTACGGTCGGGGGATGCATCGAGACTGGAAGATAGATAACAAACTATTGTTCTATCATATGAGGCAGAGAAGAATGATCTTTTAAGGTTGCAGAAGGCGTTCATAGGGGTTGTCGTACATACAAGAATGACTTATAACATTCAAAATGCCTTTCACGCGCAAGGATATTTTGGGGTTAAGGCTACACATCTAGGatccaatttaattttgttagaaGGTCAGGAGGATGGGGAGATGGAAGCGTTAATGGAAGATGCAAAAGATTGGTTGGATCAATGGTTCAAGGAGATTCGACCATGGAATCCAAAGGTTGTAGGCGTTGCAAAACTAGTGTGGCTACGTATTTTCGGTGTTCCGGCTCACGCGTAGAATGATCTTTTCTTTGAGAAGGTTACGAAACCATGGGGAACTTTTTTGAATACAGACGACGTCACAAGCAAGAAATTAACAATGGATGTTGCTCGCATTTTGATCCGTACATCTTGTCAAAAATCGGTGGATGAATTCTTTGACGTTAAAGTTAACGGTGAGATTTATCACATGCGACTCATAGAAGACTCAAATGGACCCATGAGACTGATGTTTCCTCAGCCCCAAGGCAAGGATGGGAGAGATTCTGTTAGAGTCCTAACCGAAGACGAGGAGGATGAgacggaggaggaggaggaagaagcAGATGTGAGGAGAATGTTAACGGTGGCGGACGGATTGGAGAGAGAATCTGAGGGGGAAGGAGAAAATTTATTGGCGTTAAATTCTTCGGTTAATCCTAATAATACTA from Trifolium pratense cultivar HEN17-A07 linkage group LG5, ARS_RC_1.1, whole genome shotgun sequence encodes:
- the LOC123882870 gene encoding beta-galactosidase-like; this encodes MESLTKVLVFLCLCVCYVTSSVTYDHKAIVINGKRRILISGSIHYPRSTPQMWPDLIRKAKDGGVDVIETYVFWNGHEPSPGKYYFEDRFDLVKFIKVVQQAGLYVHLRIGPYVCAEWNFGGFPVWLKYVPGVAFRTDNEPFKVAMQKFTAKIVSLMKSESLFQNQGGPIILSQIENEYGPVEWEIGAPGKAYTKWFSQMAVGLDTGVPWIMCKQEDAPDPIIDTCNGYYCENFFPNKNYKPKMWTENWSGWYTDFGSAVPYRPAEDLAFSVARFIQNRGSYVNYYMYHGGTNFGRTSSGLFIATSYDYDAPLDEYGLTNEPKYTHLRDLHKAIKQCESALVSVDPTVSWPGKNLEVHVYKTSFGACAAFLANYNTGTWGKVPFGNGQYDLPPWSISILPDCKTEVYNTAKVRAPRFHRKMTAVSSFTWQSYNEQPAASGGSDSFTANSLLEQVNVTRDSSDYLWYMTDVNISPNEAFLKNGQSPVLTAMSAGHVLHVFVNGQYSGTAYGSLENPKLTFSGNVKMWVGNNKISLLSVAVGLSNVGIHYETWNVGVLGPVTLKGLNEGTRDLSRQKWSYKTGLKGEALNLNTVSGSSAVSWAQGPSLSKKQPLTWYKTTFSAPAGNDPLALDVGSMGKGEIWVNGHSIGRHWPAYIARGNCGGCNYAGTFTDKKCRTNCGQSTQKWYHIPRSWLNPSGNFLAVLEEWGGDPTGISLVKRT